Proteins from a single region of Apostichopus japonicus isolate 1M-3 chromosome 21, ASM3797524v1, whole genome shotgun sequence:
- the LOC139962936 gene encoding uncharacterized protein, translating into MRPMLSCTVALKRQGVPDDALNAYVPELTDKLPRSLTIEMNKMRFLQNKHKKEQSMQEFLDFHLLTITTGNTSKKRESKEESSDPIQQPTNKLPTANFAQDASQVYRRPCLCCGIKGNHWSDECRKVTDIRQRREIVQKEGRCFKCFNKGHLFKDFKRKKPCFHCKDVNHNSALCLKKEVEQPAHPNVQIEEEKKQNEIEKVQIDGYLTASRQEHGIIMAAFKYPITNPVTKERKHMHVFSRYRGKSITCISAEAAERLNLRSQKKITSETSRFNTDQAETVVAGMVELELNGSEVLGLISRPTVSLKWLHQWLLCWLLGK; encoded by the coding sequence ATGAGACCAATGCTCTCATGCACAGTGGCCTTAAAGAGGCAGGGTGTACCAGATGATGCTCTCAATGCTTATGTACCAGAATTGACAGACAAACTGCCAAGGTCCTTGACCATTGAAATGAACAAGATGAGATTCCtccaaaacaaacacaaaaaagaaCAGTCCATGCAAGAATTTTTGGACTTCCATTTGCTAACCATAACAACTGGGAATACCAGTAAAAAAAGAGAATCAAAAGAGGAATCTAGTGATCCGATCCAACAACCAACAAACAAACTACCTACTGCAAATTTTGCTCAAGATGCTTCCCAAGTTTACAGACGACCGTGTTTGTGTTGTGGTATTAAAGGCAACCACTGGAGTGATGAATGTCGGAAAGTGACCGACATAAGACAACGGCGTGAGATAGTCCAAAAGGAAGGTCGTTGTTTCAAATGCTTCAATAAAGGCCATCTATTCAAAGATTTCAAAAGAAAGAAGCCATGTTTTCACTGTAAAGATGTGAATCATAATTCAGCATTATGCTTAAAGAAAGAAGTTGAGCAGCCAGCACATCCTAATGTccaaattgaagaagaaaaaaaacaaaatgaaatcgAAAAGGTGCAGATTGATGGCTACCTAACCGCTAGTCGACAAGAACATGGCATTATCATGGCAGCTTTCAAATATCCAATCACCAATCCAGTGACCAAAGAGAGAAAACATATGCATGTGTTTTCTAGATACAGGGGCAAAAGTATAACCTGTATTAGTGCAGAGGCAGCTGAAAGATTGAATTTGAGATCACAGAAGAAGATAACATCGGAAACCTCAAGATTTAACACAGATCAGGCTGAAACAGTAGTGGCAGGAATGGTGGAATTAGAATTAAATGGTTCAGAGGTTTTAGGCTTGATATCGAGGCCTACAGTGTCCCTAAAATGGCTCCACCAATGGTTGTTGTGCTGGCTGTTGGGAAAATGA
- the LOC139962790 gene encoding uncharacterized protein, whose product MDIRQLLRFCVRRLLTERSVAALVIVSMVLVVTNPLQWDSYNRGENYHRNQLSRTIVSHTKSDKLVDSSLNGNKFNILSRFGGNVFQWRGTVRRFALFERQMNITKEEPEASGDVFIPEDTTSNLPSRNDLVVKDRGMLLPHGDDPGCYFVERLERWGLPLVHSIFADQVDRKVIITGVRRPTKDYSWHLEKFRCEFYPPGMVPQDATELTGNFSRLITVPTDPMIKDEQKIGVQPQGVFIITCRLPRQLYDVDVFKFNLRRLTDDQPDQPDDQPDQSELAHTNITVCRSLPKKYSTHFLSICTMLKHMDKYVSHWLEYHRLLGVERAYIYDNAQYSTLVTAPGIQQHLHSGFLTIIPWSHSYSEDKTYLETQIASENDCLWRHRHDAKWMIKTDVDEFIQPMNPDMPNSLVDYLKQPFLEGLAGVRLQNWFFCQFDKKMSKKARRRDGGNGMTVFHRNLYSARGPTPINKGRDKSIVRPDRVHYFKIHAIKWGGDVLSFDPQTELRMVHYRGDNPRHPSFCPKIVHEDTSMLELWQKLTNTSHVQ is encoded by the coding sequence ATGGATATTCGACAGTTGTTGCGATTTTGTGTACGACGGTTACTGACCGAAAGGAGCGTGGCAGCTCTAGTGATTGTATCTATGGTTTTAGTGGTAACGAACCCTTTACAATGGGATAGTTACAATCGTGGAGAAAATTACCACAGAAATCAACTCAGTAGAACTATCGTGTCTCATACGAAAAGTGACAAACTAGTCGACAGCAGTTTGAATGGAAACAAATTTAACATATTATCGAGGTTTGGAGGAAATGTTTTCCAATGGCGAGGGACAGTTCGTCGATTCGCTTTATTTGAACGACAAATGAACATCACGAAAGAAGAACCCGAAGCGTCAGGTGATGTTTTCATCCCTGAGGATACCACCTCAAATTTGCCTTCGCGAAACGACCTGGTGGTAAAGGACCGCGGTATGCTGTTACCGCACGGGGATGATCCGGGCTGTTACTTCGTTGAGCGACTGGAACGATGGGGGTTGCCCCTCGTGCATTCCATTTTCGCGGATCAAGTCGACAGGAAAGTTATAATCACCGGTGTCAGACGACCGACGAAAGATTATTCTTGGCATTTAGAAAAATTTCGATGCGAATTCTATCCGCCGGGAATGGTCCCACAGGATGCAACCGAACTCACCGGTAACTTTTCTCGATTAATCACCGTTCCGACCGACCCTATGATCAAGGATGAACAAAAGATCGGCGTGCAACCACAGGGTGTATTCATTATTACATGTAGGTTACCTAGGCAACTATACGATGTAGATGTATTCAAATTCAACCTCAGGCGTCTGACGGACGATCAGCCCGATCAGCCAGACGATCAGCCCGATCAATCAGAACTTGCACACACGAACATCACCGTTTGTCGTTCGTTGCCGAAGAAATATTCCACTCATTTTTTATCCATTTGTACCATGCTCAAACACATGGATAAATACGTATCTCATTGGTTGGAATATCACAGACTGTTAGGAGTAGAACGAGCCTACATCTATGATAATGCACAGTATTCAACGTTAGTAACAGCTCCAGGTATCCAACAACATCTTCATAGTGGCTTTTTGACCATCATTCCATGGTCACATTCGTATTCCGAAGATAAAACTTATCTCGAGACCCAAATCGCCAGCGAAAACGATTGCCTTTGGAGGCATCGCCACGACGCTAAGTGGATGATTAAAACGGACGTCGATGAATTTATTCAACCGATGAACCCTGACATGCCTAACAGTTTGGTAGACTACTTAAAACAGCCGTTCTTAGAAGGACTTGCAGGGGTTAGACTTCAGAATTGGTTTTTCTGTCAATTCGataaaaaaatgtccaaaaaagcCAGACGACGGGATGGTGGTAATGGGATGACTGTCTTTCATAGAAACCTGTACAGTGCGCGGGGACCAACGCCCATCAATAAAGGTAGAGATAAAAGTATTGTTCGCCCTGATAGAGTTCACTATTTTAAAATTCATGCAATAAAATGGGGTGGGGATGTTTTATCTTTCGACCCCCAAACAGAGCTGAGAATGGTTCATTACAGAGGTGATAACCCAAGACATCCCTCATTTTGTCCAAAGATTGTACATGAGGATACGAGTATGCTTGAACTGTGGCAAAAACTGACAAATACTTCACATGTACAATAA